One window from the genome of Pyrobaculum ferrireducens encodes:
- a CDS encoding ATP-binding protein: MNYYDKTLALFGLSLLAIAIMAKAYPPLALLAVFPILAWGEEVLVWVHTRVAPLEPVRVLYEEPGVKAAFDPRRGLYHVFWRAEPIHSVYGISAAPRLHEMYAKLSLRRGEWVTYFVWGDRKYIRYTARRLTPERLRQVELILKEYYVLDKAEPWLSSRKQPGRWPYLTALLFIPLALISSGWFLLAIPLWLFVYRRVRRWYRVPYLLLSLSHVSRASSLPASREMLEAMASAEAAAFGMMEKWAVAFTDMPPEAVHKKFVKVYEGRDTGKRLIRIRELSEFVERMARYNERPILLYPYGSKDLHSIYMTQDWIATYDFWTLRNGVRALSHDLSRFPMFYGGKLLAVGREVVLAYDRFGRPVSVDLDALPTVHGVVIGASGLGKSWTVGSWLGVLAEAGVDVVVVDPHGDYLKWAALYGAQVVEVPEELPSDMPEVLAKSMWFRRLAGEYGLDAGENAEAVKAVLERMASLAGYSPRFVDVGGRHVVFSVYKARKDAALQAFFYGVLLVYLLAKHIDERVERVRTVIVFDEARLISKRGVPGYSTLSSMLEEIVMGGRKYGLAIWFVLQLETQLEHDLLRSASVQLLFGGGEDVVKPLAHVLYLDDADAAYLLTTVTPREASLSGQPYAMAVMRIKPRNLKYHVKIPLDPRLKA, encoded by the coding sequence GTGAACTACTACGACAAGACCCTTGCGCTGTTCGGCTTGTCGCTGTTGGCGATTGCCATTATGGCCAAGGCGTATCCGCCTCTGGCCCTTCTGGCGGTTTTTCCAATACTGGCGTGGGGGGAGGAGGTGTTGGTGTGGGTTCACACAAGGGTTGCCCCTCTGGAGCCTGTTAGGGTGCTCTACGAGGAGCCGGGCGTCAAGGCGGCTTTCGACCCCCGCCGCGGGCTGTACCACGTCTTCTGGCGCGCCGAGCCTATACACTCGGTATACGGCATATCCGCCGCCCCCAGGCTCCACGAGATGTACGCAAAGCTGTCGCTGAGGAGGGGGGAGTGGGTGACGTACTTCGTCTGGGGAGACCGCAAATACATACGCTACACCGCGAGGCGGCTGACCCCGGAGAGGCTTAGGCAGGTGGAGCTAATCCTCAAAGAGTACTACGTCCTCGACAAGGCGGAGCCCTGGCTCTCCAGCAGAAAGCAGCCGGGGAGGTGGCCCTACCTAACCGCCCTTTTGTTCATCCCCCTGGCCTTGATTTCAAGCGGCTGGTTTCTGCTGGCGATACCGCTGTGGCTGTTTGTCTATAGACGGGTTAGGAGGTGGTACAGAGTGCCGTACCTCCTCCTCTCTCTGTCGCACGTCTCCCGGGCCTCCTCCCTCCCGGCGTCTCGGGAGATGCTGGAGGCCATGGCGTCTGCGGAGGCCGCCGCCTTCGGCATGATGGAGAAGTGGGCGGTGGCGTTTACGGACATGCCCCCAGAGGCGGTCCACAAGAAGTTCGTCAAGGTGTACGAGGGGAGGGACACCGGTAAGAGGCTCATCCGCATAAGGGAGCTCTCCGAATTCGTGGAGAGGATGGCTAGGTACAACGAGAGGCCCATCCTCCTCTACCCATACGGCTCCAAGGACCTCCACTCCATCTACATGACGCAGGACTGGATAGCCACATACGACTTCTGGACGTTGAGAAACGGCGTCAGGGCGCTTTCGCACGACCTCTCCCGCTTCCCCATGTTCTACGGGGGGAAGCTCCTGGCGGTGGGTAGGGAGGTGGTGCTGGCCTACGACAGATTCGGCAGGCCGGTCTCCGTCGACCTAGACGCCCTCCCCACCGTCCACGGCGTCGTGATCGGCGCCTCCGGCCTCGGCAAGTCCTGGACTGTGGGCAGCTGGCTCGGGGTCTTGGCAGAGGCCGGGGTCGACGTCGTGGTGGTGGACCCCCACGGAGACTACCTCAAGTGGGCCGCGCTGTATGGGGCGCAGGTGGTGGAGGTGCCGGAGGAGCTTCCGTCGGACATGCCGGAGGTGCTGGCCAAGTCTATGTGGTTTAGGAGGCTGGCGGGGGAGTACGGGCTGGATGCGGGGGAGAACGCAGAGGCCGTTAAGGCGGTGCTGGAGAGGATGGCCTCTCTGGCCGGCTACAGCCCCCGCTTCGTGGACGTGGGCGGGAGGCACGTGGTCTTCAGTGTGTACAAGGCTAGGAAAGACGCGGCGCTGCAGGCCTTCTTCTACGGAGTTTTGCTGGTGTACCTCCTCGCAAAGCACATAGACGAGAGGGTGGAGAGGGTGAGGACCGTCATTGTCTTTGACGAGGCTAGGCTGATCTCTAAGAGGGGCGTGCCGGGCTACTCCACCCTCTCTTCTATGCTTGAGGAGATTGTGATGGGTGGTAGGAAGTACGGGCTGGCCATTTGGTTTGTCCTTCAGTTGGAGACTCAGCTGGAGCATGACTTGTTGCGGAGCGCCTCTGTACAGCTTCTCTTCGGCGGGGGCGAGGACGTGGTGAAGCCGCTTGCCCACGTCCTCTACCTAGACGACGCCGACGCCGCCTACCTTCTGACCACAGTCACGCCGAGGGAGGCCTCGCTGTCGGGACAGCCCTACGCCATGGCCGTCATGCGCATAAAACCCCGCAACTTGAAATACCACGTCAAAATACCCCTAGACCCGCGGCTGAAGGCATGA
- a CDS encoding ATPase AAA, which yields MTLHTQLFRLVVAVEGNALITGLPGTGKTSLVKWSLREVPSDYAVVVYDTAGDFQQRGLCNYVGRFSVNPLDLPTPRVVEILEESLAATYGEYPYLLTPAMAELLHRTVERGARTLSQVRREVLNIAEPHEMDTAYALRRRLVHFDVAQFDKTDVPIRHGASTCVDVSGAG from the coding sequence ATGACCCTCCATACCCAGCTCTTCAGGCTGGTGGTGGCCGTGGAGGGGAATGCGCTAATCACGGGGCTCCCCGGCACTGGCAAGACCTCCCTCGTCAAGTGGTCTCTCCGCGAGGTCCCCAGCGACTACGCCGTCGTTGTATACGACACAGCCGGCGACTTCCAGCAACGCGGCCTCTGCAACTACGTGGGGAGGTTTTCGGTAAACCCCCTCGACCTCCCCACGCCGCGCGTTGTTGAGATTTTGGAGGAGTCTTTAGCGGCCACGTACGGCGAGTACCCCTATCTGCTGACTCCCGCGATGGCGGAACTGCTACACAGAACTGTGGAGAGGGGGGCGCGCACCCTATCGCAGGTGAGGCGCGAGGTTTTGAACATAGCCGAGCCGCACGAGATGGACACAGCCTACGCCCTGCGTAGGCGTCTAGTCCACTTCGACGTTGCGCAGTTCGACAAGACGGACGTACCCATCCGGCACGGAGCCTCGACCTGCGTCGACGTCTCGGGGGCTGGATAG
- a CDS encoding ATPase AAA — protein sequence MGRLAYVLAHLELTRDLKNVIYVVDEAHRFLAFTSRYSLLTDHLRTGRSRGRFFVLVSHSYREFLRHVGYVKMVVRFPDWDLDESKTTPLQPSEALITVRAASLRSAEALAKLLPLRGTWAQFRITVPPYVDRSPA from the coding sequence GTGGGTAGGCTGGCCTACGTGCTGGCGCATCTAGAGCTCACCAGAGACTTGAAGAACGTCATCTACGTCGTGGACGAGGCACACCGATTCCTGGCATTCACGTCGAGGTACTCCCTCCTCACTGACCACTTGAGGACTGGGAGAAGCCGCGGCCGCTTCTTCGTCCTAGTGTCGCACTCCTACCGGGAGTTTCTACGACACGTCGGCTACGTCAAGATGGTTGTGAGATTCCCAGACTGGGACCTAGACGAGTCTAAAACAACGCCGCTACAGCCCTCCGAGGCGCTTATAACGGTTAGAGCCGCCTCTCTCCGCTCGGCGGAGGCGTTGGCTAAGCTGTTGCCTCTACGCGGCACATGGGCCCAGTTCCGAATAACCGTGCCGCCGTATGTCGACAGATCCCCTGCGTAG
- a CDS encoding ATPase domain-containing protein, producing the protein MKKAMPRRAEAPEECQQYRGPKRDDVLKLCAELGGLRHLAVKNVVELAQLLELEDDLEKAEEVLAAVRRAAGVGARVVPVSEAVKSYAVAEVLKTHVSEFDEKTPWGGLRFGYIYGLAGEYGAGKSMFAIQASVLAALAGKRVVYIDTEGALNLSLFEKVAKRFGSDLTALSDRLHITQVIDPIDLKEVLLSLRGVDVVVVDSMVSHALRAQFRGRERLAARQQLLAYFLDVLRRMAAVYGTLSILTDQVIDVPDFFSSKRPAGGNVLLHGVHALFLMRRPNKQKAEGVMIPLDVPGMAPTVEIRYEIRDDGLY; encoded by the coding sequence GTGAAGAAGGCAATGCCTAGGAGGGCAGAGGCTCCCGAGGAGTGCCAGCAGTACAGGGGGCCTAAGAGAGACGACGTGCTCAAGCTCTGCGCGGAGCTGGGCGGGCTGAGACATTTAGCGGTTAAGAACGTGGTGGAGCTGGCCCAGCTCCTCGAGCTGGAGGACGACCTTGAGAAGGCCGAGGAGGTACTCGCCGCTGTTAGGAGAGCCGCCGGCGTGGGGGCGAGGGTTGTGCCGGTGTCGGAGGCCGTTAAGTCATATGCCGTGGCTGAGGTGTTGAAGACTCATGTGAGCGAATTTGACGAGAAGACGCCTTGGGGCGGCCTGCGCTTCGGCTACATCTACGGGCTGGCTGGCGAGTACGGGGCGGGGAAGTCCATGTTCGCCATACAGGCATCGGTACTGGCGGCCCTCGCCGGCAAGCGCGTTGTCTATATCGACACCGAGGGGGCGCTGAACCTCTCCCTCTTCGAGAAAGTCGCCAAGAGATTCGGCTCCGACCTCACCGCGCTGTCTGACAGGCTACACATAACCCAGGTGATAGATCCCATCGATCTGAAGGAGGTTCTGCTGTCGCTTAGGGGCGTCGACGTTGTCGTTGTGGACTCCATGGTGTCTCACGCCCTGCGCGCCCAGTTTAGGGGTAGAGAAAGGCTGGCCGCCCGTCAGCAGTTGCTGGCCTACTTCCTTGACGTTCTGAGGAGGATGGCCGCCGTCTACGGCACCCTGTCTATACTGACGGATCAAGTCATCGACGTGCCGGACTTCTTCAGTAGCAAGAGGCCCGCGGGAGGCAACGTCTTGCTTCACGGGGTCCACGCGCTGTTTCTCATGAGGAGGCCTAACAAGCAGAAGGCTGAGGGCGTGATGATCCCGCTGGACGTGCCGGGGATGGCTCCCACAGTCGAGATTCGCTACGAGATTCGAGATGACGGCCTCTACTAG
- the tpiA gene encoding triose-phosphate isomerase yields the protein MKFPILIINFKSYKEAAGPRAVEIAKAAERAAKELGVNIAVAPNHFELALVAQSVEIPVYAQGVDVESAGAYTAHTALENVKEVGASGVILNHSEAPLRLNDLGRFIPKARALGLDVVTCAPDPRTSLAAAALGPSAVAVEPPELIGTGKAVSKYKPETVVETVQLVSKHFPDVAVITGAGIESGEDVEAALRLGTKGVLLASAAVKAKNHYQKIMELAKPLVR from the coding sequence ATGAAGTTCCCCATACTAATCATAAATTTCAAATCATACAAGGAGGCCGCCGGGCCCAGGGCTGTGGAAATAGCAAAAGCCGCCGAGAGAGCTGCAAAGGAGCTGGGGGTAAACATAGCCGTGGCTCCCAACCACTTCGAGCTCGCCCTAGTCGCCCAGTCTGTGGAAATTCCGGTCTACGCCCAGGGCGTCGACGTCGAGAGCGCCGGCGCCTACACGGCCCATACGGCGCTTGAAAACGTCAAGGAGGTGGGGGCCTCCGGGGTTATTCTAAACCACAGCGAGGCACCCCTCCGCCTAAACGATCTAGGCAGATTCATCCCCAAGGCGAGGGCGCTGGGGCTCGACGTGGTGACGTGCGCCCCCGACCCGAGGACCAGCCTCGCCGCGGCCGCCCTGGGGCCCAGCGCGGTGGCGGTGGAGCCGCCGGAGCTAATAGGCACCGGCAAGGCGGTCTCTAAATACAAGCCAGAAACCGTCGTGGAGACTGTGCAACTGGTAAGCAAACACTTCCCCGATGTCGCCGTCATCACCGGCGCCGGTATTGAAAGTGGTGAGGACGTGGAAGCCGCGCTGAGGCTAGGCACCAAGGGGGTGTTGCTGGCGAGCGCCGCGGTCAAGGCGAAGAACCACTACCAGAAAATAATGGAGCTGGCGAAGCCCCTGGTGAGGTAG
- a CDS encoding DUF6379 domain-containing protein has protein sequence MLPPAVLRQLYVQGSLTNTPEGATFKLRNSLAPATVIGLDIAVDGQKVPAENIAVIAGGQKRAAQELATAGYKFNVRDEVTILLQGLALQPGAHKIDIKAKTKEWGELAFDVTDTPR, from the coding sequence ATGCTCCCACCAGCGGTGTTGAGACAGCTGTATGTCCAGGGGAGTCTCACAAACACGCCAGAGGGGGCTACCTTTAAGTTGAGGAACTCCCTGGCGCCGGCTACAGTAATTGGGCTAGACATCGCCGTAGACGGCCAGAAGGTGCCCGCCGAGAATATCGCGGTTATCGCCGGGGGCCAGAAGAGGGCCGCCCAGGAGCTGGCTACGGCTGGCTACAAGTTCAACGTCAGAGACGAGGTCACCATCCTGCTACAAGGCCTCGCCCTGCAACCCGGCGCGCACAAAATCGACATAAAGGCGAAGACCAAGGAGTGGGGCGAGCTCGCCTTCGACGTCACCGACACGCCGAGATAG
- a CDS encoding 30S ribosomal protein S6e: MPTFKLVLSDPVSGKARQFEIKDPLAQRFVGLKIGDEIDGVVLKDLIELPKGAKIRITGGSGVEGAPMHPGIPGPVKKYILADSPPGYRPPKKGMKKKKLARGNTITDTIVQINAVVVYPKDYSGPPAIPLGAKELEKKKEKTEEAAAQ, translated from the coding sequence ATGCCTACGTTTAAGCTCGTGCTTTCCGACCCCGTCTCTGGAAAGGCGAGGCAGTTCGAGATCAAGGACCCACTCGCCCAGAGGTTCGTAGGTCTCAAGATAGGCGACGAGATCGACGGCGTAGTTCTCAAAGACCTCATCGAGTTGCCAAAAGGCGCAAAAATCAGGATCACCGGCGGCAGCGGCGTGGAGGGCGCCCCCATGCACCCAGGCATCCCCGGCCCCGTGAAGAAGTACATCCTGGCAGACAGCCCGCCGGGGTACCGGCCCCCCAAGAAGGGCATGAAAAAGAAGAAGCTAGCCAGAGGCAACACCATCACAGACACAATAGTACAGATAAACGCCGTGGTGGTCTACCCAAAAGACTACTCCGGACCCCCCGCCATCCCCCTCGGGGCCAAGGAGCTCGAAAAGAAGAAGGAAAAAACCGAAGAAGCCGCCGCCCAGTAA
- a CDS encoding Lrp/AsnC family transcriptional regulator yields the protein MVEAFVFINTEIGAEDEVMDALVKMPEVKEAMIVYGPYDLVVKISTDTAESLRKLISEKIRKLPKIKSTTTLIIAKSIVK from the coding sequence ATGGTAGAGGCGTTTGTGTTCATAAACACGGAGATTGGGGCGGAGGACGAGGTGATGGATGCGTTGGTTAAGATGCCTGAGGTGAAGGAGGCGATGATTGTATATGGGCCGTATGACCTTGTGGTCAAGATTTCGACGGATACTGCGGAGAGTTTGAGAAAGCTTATTAGTGAGAAGATTAGGAAGTTGCCGAAGATTAAGAGTACGACTACGTTGATAATTGCCAAGTCTATTGTAAAGTAG
- the infB gene encoding translation initiation factor IF-2, with the protein MSVRSPFVVVMGHVDVGKTLLLDKIRGTSVAYREPGMITQHIGMSLVPWPAVERFAGPLVDRLKLRGRIWVPGFLFIDTPGHAAFSNLRKRGGSVADLAVLVVDITSGLEDQGAESLKLIQSRGVPFVIAANKLDRIYGWRSVENRPFLFAVEEQEWHAVATLEERIGKLIDELSRFGIEADRYDRVRDFSRQVPIVPTSAVTGEGIADLLVVLAGVSQRFIPRERLQVADGPARGVVMEVKEEKGLGVVADAIIYDGRIRKGDVVVTAGLDGPREARVRMLVMPKPLEEMRDPEDRYMAVEEVRAAAGVRIVADGLEGVVAGAPIYAVWDPQAIPHVQKQIKEEIAEIKIESDREGVIVRADTFGTLESTILFLRQQGVPVRKADVGPPTHKDVVEAVLSRRRNPAFGVILAFNVKVPPDVEKEAASSGVKIIKGEILYRIFDEYIKWSHEVKTKTVEQILSQLTRPAKIQLLPGYVFRRSDPAIVGVKVLAGTLKPGVTLVKDGREVGRVMQIQKQGKPVNEAVAGDEVAISIQGDVIVGRQIKEGDVLYVYIPDEQARQWLFQYKQHLREDEIKALEEYLKARRRGSG; encoded by the coding sequence ATGTCTGTGAGGTCGCCTTTCGTCGTGGTGATGGGCCACGTGGATGTGGGGAAGACCCTCCTGCTGGACAAGATCAGGGGCACCTCTGTGGCCTACCGGGAGCCCGGCATGATCACGCAACACATAGGCATGAGCCTGGTGCCGTGGCCGGCGGTGGAGAGGTTTGCGGGGCCTCTGGTGGACCGCCTAAAGCTTAGGGGGAGGATATGGGTCCCCGGCTTCCTCTTCATAGACACGCCGGGCCACGCCGCTTTTTCAAACCTGAGGAAGAGGGGCGGCTCCGTCGCGGATTTGGCCGTTCTCGTCGTGGACATAACCTCCGGCCTCGAGGACCAGGGCGCCGAGTCGCTTAAGCTAATCCAGAGCCGCGGGGTGCCCTTCGTAATCGCCGCCAACAAGCTGGACAGGATCTACGGGTGGAGGTCTGTGGAGAACAGGCCCTTCCTATTCGCCGTGGAGGAGCAGGAGTGGCACGCCGTCGCCACGCTCGAGGAGAGGATAGGCAAGCTGATAGACGAGCTCTCCCGATTCGGCATAGAGGCCGACAGATACGACCGCGTCAGAGACTTCTCCCGCCAGGTCCCCATCGTCCCCACAAGCGCCGTGACGGGGGAGGGAATCGCAGACCTCCTCGTGGTCCTGGCCGGGGTGAGCCAGCGCTTCATCCCCCGGGAGAGGCTCCAAGTCGCAGACGGCCCCGCCAGAGGCGTCGTCATGGAGGTAAAGGAGGAGAAGGGCCTCGGCGTGGTGGCCGACGCCATTATATACGACGGGAGGATTAGAAAAGGCGACGTGGTGGTCACCGCAGGCCTAGACGGCCCCAGAGAGGCCCGCGTCAGGATGCTCGTCATGCCCAAGCCGCTAGAGGAGATGAGAGATCCCGAGGACAGGTATATGGCGGTGGAGGAGGTCAGAGCAGCCGCAGGAGTCCGCATAGTGGCAGACGGCCTAGAGGGCGTGGTGGCCGGCGCGCCGATATACGCGGTGTGGGACCCCCAAGCCATCCCCCACGTCCAGAAGCAGATAAAAGAGGAGATAGCCGAGATAAAAATCGAGTCCGACAGGGAGGGCGTCATAGTGAGGGCGGACACCTTCGGCACCCTGGAGAGCACAATCCTCTTCCTCAGACAGCAAGGCGTCCCCGTGAGGAAGGCCGACGTCGGGCCCCCGACCCACAAGGACGTGGTCGAGGCAGTACTCAGCAGGCGCAGGAACCCGGCGTTCGGCGTAATACTAGCCTTCAACGTCAAGGTGCCGCCCGACGTCGAGAAGGAGGCGGCGTCCTCCGGCGTGAAGATCATCAAGGGGGAGATACTCTACCGCATCTTCGACGAGTATATCAAGTGGTCCCACGAGGTCAAGACCAAGACCGTGGAGCAGATACTATCCCAGCTCACGAGGCCCGCCAAGATACAGCTACTCCCCGGCTACGTCTTCCGCCGTAGCGACCCGGCCATCGTTGGGGTGAAGGTGCTTGCCGGCACTTTGAAGCCCGGCGTCACCCTCGTGAAAGACGGCAGAGAGGTGGGCAGGGTGATGCAGATCCAGAAGCAGGGAAAGCCGGTAAACGAAGCCGTCGCAGGCGACGAGGTTGCAATCTCCATCCAAGGCGACGTCATAGTAGGCCGCCAGATCAAGGAGGGAGACGTGCTCTACGTATACATCCCAGACGAGCAGGCCCGGCAGTGGCTATTCCAGTACAAGCAACACCTCCGCGAAGACGAGATTAAGGCTCTAGAGGAGTATCTAAAGGCAAGGAGAAGAGGGTCGGGGTAA
- a CDS encoding ATP-binding protein, with translation MEFRIRGYRCLEDFVVDVEDLLVILGPNGAGKSSLLEALYLAASGGGATPPGPQTPLKIVLMARGEPFSPDFGRDRAQLNETVLSRVECAPGGDAELSKLLQGISVQLFFGWLAKLSGLPVSEFAYRELGRLYLCGPGGASAAAVFANFVVDWRTGGVGEALLVTPRLAAEMDYVAPLVDTIAVGNPGWFSEAMRLFEKYGVRDVRNINGIPHVVGRSILPMSAAPAGLAYALVISLALGGGRFIFIDEPEAHMHPTLINTVRDAVERALDAGRKVVVATQSIEVVDKLASMGRGRVLRMRDCKKYDEIEMPEARRRLDELYEDLRYY, from the coding sequence GTGGAGTTTAGGATTAGGGGGTATAGGTGTCTTGAAGATTTCGTCGTAGACGTCGAGGATCTGTTGGTGATCTTGGGGCCTAATGGCGCTGGGAAGTCTTCTCTTCTTGAGGCCCTCTACCTGGCGGCTTCTGGCGGCGGGGCCACCCCGCCGGGGCCCCAAACGCCCTTGAAAATTGTGTTGATGGCGCGGGGGGAGCCTTTCAGCCCGGACTTTGGCCGGGACCGCGCCCAGCTTAACGAGACTGTGTTGTCTAGAGTTGAGTGCGCCCCGGGCGGCGACGCGGAGTTGAGCAAGTTGTTGCAGGGAATCTCCGTACAGCTTTTCTTCGGGTGGCTGGCCAAATTGTCCGGGTTGCCGGTGTCGGAATTTGCATATCGGGAGCTCGGTAGGCTTTACCTCTGCGGGCCGGGCGGCGCCTCCGCCGCCGCGGTTTTCGCGAACTTCGTGGTGGACTGGCGTACAGGCGGTGTTGGGGAGGCCTTGCTCGTGACGCCTAGGCTAGCCGCCGAGATGGACTACGTGGCGCCGCTTGTCGACACCATAGCAGTGGGGAACCCCGGCTGGTTTAGCGAAGCAATGAGGCTTTTTGAGAAATACGGCGTGAGGGACGTGAGGAATATCAACGGCATACCACATGTGGTGGGGAGGAGCATCCTGCCGATGAGCGCCGCGCCGGCAGGTCTTGCGTACGCCCTCGTAATATCCCTTGCCCTCGGCGGTGGCCGATTTATCTTCATCGACGAGCCGGAGGCGCATATGCACCCCACGCTTATCAACACCGTGCGGGACGCGGTGGAACGCGCCCTCGACGCGGGGAGAAAGGTGGTGGTGGCTACGCAGAGCATTGAGGTAGTTGACAAGCTTGCCTCAATGGGGAGGGGGCGGGTGTTGAGGATGCGCGACTGTAAGAAATACGACGAGATAGAAATGCCGGAGGCTAGGAGGCGCCTCGACGAGCTTTATGAAGACCTCAGATATTACTGA
- a CDS encoding chromatin protein Cren7: MAEEILNREYEVEWGGRVYRLRPVKAWILQPPGKPGVVVALFRLPDGRTVRRVIMRLPP, translated from the coding sequence GTGGCTGAGGAGATTTTGAACCGGGAGTATGAGGTGGAGTGGGGGGGCCGCGTCTATAGGCTAAGGCCCGTGAAGGCGTGGATCCTCCAGCCGCCTGGCAAGCCGGGCGTAGTGGTGGCCTTGTTTAGACTGCCAGACGGCAGAACTGTCAGGAGGGTCATAATGAGGTTGCCGCCTTGA
- a CDS encoding CBS domain-containing protein, which yields MIGDYAKTDVVKAFPTTPIREVAKLMAERRVGLVVLVDPKQQDRVVGVVSERDVVKAVAFDADLNSPVDTIATKNVVTLDYGENVAKAAEVFKKYGIRHVVVTKDGKLYGVLSIRDIIREDAILKEVAEFYEWTFEPGMSA from the coding sequence ATGATTGGGGACTACGCCAAGACAGACGTCGTCAAGGCCTTCCCCACCACGCCTATTAGAGAGGTGGCGAAGCTAATGGCCGAGAGGAGGGTTGGCCTCGTTGTTCTAGTCGACCCCAAGCAACAGGACAGAGTCGTCGGCGTCGTGTCTGAACGCGACGTTGTTAAGGCCGTCGCCTTCGACGCCGACTTGAACTCGCCTGTGGACACCATAGCCACTAAAAACGTGGTCACGCTCGACTACGGCGAAAACGTGGCGAAGGCCGCCGAGGTGTTTAAAAAGTACGGCATACGCCACGTGGTAGTTACGAAAGATGGCAAGCTCTACGGCGTCTTGTCTATAAGAGATATAATAAGGGAAGACGCGATACTCAAAGAAGTGGCTGAGTTCTACGAGTGGACTTTCGAGCCCGGCATGTCCGCGTAA
- a CDS encoding NAD(P)/FAD-dependent oxidoreductase yields the protein MKPQAKVLGLGPSGSAFLKFYGRAYGADRARRYFKACGEAVPVETPLVDMKYVVDKVKRYRFYRWRREVGEVAYAKARWYIVDKGAWVESMRGGGEGGGEWEVLVKAGGPYQSEGDKITIARAYVDGVKLEEEAAYFIFPENAVGFYWVFPHGGVYNVGGGFVGVANPVPHVLQFIEKWLGGGRVLEVRGAPFTVIPRVVLHDGEGFRVGEAAGLVYPLTGEGIRPGILSARALAEALATKNPLETYRRAVEPLVRQIEFQKKLLKTAERLAARGEALIELADDRILRDYIEENLSARSLFTVLAKRPAAGIRLVAALVK from the coding sequence ATGAAGCCCCAGGCGAAGGTATTGGGTCTAGGCCCCTCGGGATCGGCGTTCCTGAAGTTCTACGGCAGGGCCTACGGTGCCGACCGGGCGAGGCGCTACTTCAAGGCCTGCGGCGAGGCGGTCCCCGTCGAGACCCCCCTCGTCGACATGAAGTACGTGGTGGATAAGGTGAAGAGGTACAGGTTCTACCGCTGGCGGAGGGAGGTGGGGGAGGTCGCCTATGCAAAGGCGAGGTGGTACATAGTGGACAAAGGCGCCTGGGTGGAGTCCATGAGAGGCGGCGGGGAGGGCGGCGGGGAGTGGGAGGTCTTGGTCAAGGCGGGCGGTCCATACCAAAGCGAGGGGGATAAGATTACGATAGCCAGGGCGTACGTCGACGGGGTGAAGCTAGAGGAGGAGGCGGCGTACTTCATCTTTCCGGAAAACGCCGTGGGGTTCTACTGGGTATTCCCCCACGGCGGGGTCTACAACGTCGGCGGGGGCTTCGTCGGCGTGGCTAACCCAGTCCCCCACGTGCTTCAGTTTATCGAGAAGTGGCTGGGCGGGGGGCGGGTTCTGGAGGTGAGAGGCGCCCCCTTCACCGTGATCCCCAGGGTGGTTCTCCACGACGGCGAGGGGTTTAGAGTCGGCGAGGCGGCGGGGCTGGTCTACCCCCTCACCGGGGAGGGAATTCGGCCGGGGATACTCTCCGCAAGGGCCCTCGCCGAGGCCCTGGCAACGAAAAACCCGCTGGAGACGTATAGACGCGCCGTGGAGCCCCTTGTGAGGCAGATAGAGTTTCAGAAGAAGTTGCTGAAAACCGCCGAGAGGCTCGCCGCGAGGGGGGAGGCCCTCATCGAGCTGGCCGACGACCGGATACTGAGAGACTACATCGAGGAGAACCTATCGGCGAGGTCCCTGTTCACTGTACTCGCCAAGAGGCCAGCCGCGGGGATTAGGCTGGTGGCGGCGTTGGTTAAGTAG
- a CDS encoding haloacid dehalogenase has translation MLDVKKLYDELRRYEQVKDEVVQTSIKVARLSKAVVYSTIRKDFASAERAMRDMEEAVAKLKRLLEEWPMFYGSATTGLQEYVEATALYKYLKEGRLPTREELGVDVYTYLMGIAEIAGELGRTATEELLRKEVEPARRLKEAVERLYLDLLALEPRDFELRKKVDYVGSQANWIIEKLFYATSCRREEGPPATP, from the coding sequence ATGCTCGACGTCAAGAAGCTATACGACGAGCTGAGGCGCTACGAGCAGGTCAAGGACGAGGTTGTCCAGACGTCGATAAAGGTGGCGAGGCTTTCCAAGGCCGTGGTGTACTCCACAATTAGGAAAGACTTCGCGTCTGCCGAGAGGGCTATGCGAGACATGGAGGAGGCTGTGGCGAAGTTGAAAAGGCTCCTAGAGGAGTGGCCCATGTTCTACGGAAGCGCCACCACGGGGCTTCAGGAGTATGTAGAGGCCACGGCGCTGTACAAATACCTAAAAGAGGGGAGGCTACCCACCAGAGAGGAGCTGGGGGTAGACGTCTACACCTACCTAATGGGCATCGCCGAGATCGCCGGCGAGCTAGGCAGAACCGCCACAGAGGAGTTGTTGAGGAAAGAGGTGGAGCCGGCGCGGCGGCTTAAAGAAGCCGTCGAGAGGCTGTACCTCGACCTACTGGCGCTGGAGCCCAGAGACTTCGAGCTAAGGAAAAAAGTGGACTACGTGGGGTCCCAAGCCAATTGGATCATCGAGAAGCTTTTCTACGCCACCTCATGCAGGCGGGAGGAGGGCCCACCTGCGACACCTTGA